Genomic DNA from bacterium:
CACGAATTCCTTGTCCAGGTTCTTCTGGCGGGCTATTTCGTTCAAAGCTTCAATGATATCTATGTTGGACACTGTCTTTCTCCAAAATGTATTTTTTGTTTTTCAAATAATTTTACAAGGTTCATCACACAGAGACACAAAGAACACTAAGAGTAGGTCTGCATTTGCTTTGTGTCCTTGGCGGCTTTGTGTGAAAAGGTCTGCAGGCATTTAGGGTTTTGGACTTTTCTCCAGCTCCAGCCGGGCCTTCTTGATCTGGGAAAGGGGGATCCATATCGGCTCCCGGCCCTCCATTCCTACTTTGACCGTGCCCTCGCGGTATTCCAGCAGCCGGCCCAGCAGTTCATAACTGCCGTCCACCGGCTGGACCAGTTTCATCTTGGCCAGGCGCCCCAGGGACCTCTGGTAATCGGTTTCCTTCTTCAGCGGCCGGTCCAGGCCGGGGGATGAGACCTCCAGCATATAGGCCGAGTCGATCAGGTCTTCCTTGTCCAGTTCCTCGGAAAGTTTCCGGGAGACCTTGGCGCAGTCGCCCATGCTGACCCCGGCCTGCGGCCTTTGGATGAAGACCTGTAAGCTTCCGGAGACGGACGAATACTCCACGTCGTAAAGCTCCAGTCCCATCTCATTTAAAAAAGATCCGGCCAGGTCGCTTATTTTATTTATTATTTCGGCTTCGCTGGGCATTTGTGAAACGTTGTCTGCTTATAATCAACCGTTGTATTAAATGGTTTTGCCAGGAAACCAGAAATAAATTTCCTGTCCTTCATGGCTTCCTTATAGTTTAGGGGCCTCTTTGTGCTTACCGGTTTAAAGACAAAAGAGAGCGGGTTTTGTACCCGCTCTCCTCTTAATCATCAAGTCCTCAATATTATATGGCAAAACCGCAGAAATTGCAAGAGATATTTTTAAGGATCCGGTAAATTCATTTCACAGGATGGCGTTGAACAAATAGCCCACCAGGATGATCCCGATGGTAAGTATCCCGAAGAATATCACCAGCAGGGGAATTTTCAGTACTTTTCTTAAGATGACCATCTCCGGAAAAGAGGCCCCGATCACCGCCATCATAAAGGCCAGGGCCGTCCCCAAGGCCAGCCCCTTGTCCAACAGGGCCTTAACAACAGGAACCATCCCGGCGGCGTTGGAGTACAGCGGGATGCCTATCAGCACCGCCAGCGGCACCGCAAAGAAATTGCCCTTGCCGGCGTATCTGGCCAGAAAGTCCTGGGGCACGAAGCCGTGGATCACCCCGCCCACCGCTATACCGACCAAAACGTAGGGCCACACTTTTTTAAGAATGTCCAGCATGTAGTCCCTGGAATATATTACCCGGTATTTAAAGGTCCAGGACTCCTCCGGAATCACACCCACCTTGGCCTGGTAAACGAATCCCTCCACCCATTTCTCAAGTTTCAGCTTCCCTATCACATAACCGGCGGTAACGGCGATCACCAGTCCGCTGCCGATGTAAAGCAGGGCTATCTTGTACCCGAACATGCCCCACAGCATCACCAGGGCTATCTCATTGATCATGGGCGAGG
This window encodes:
- the rimP gene encoding ribosome maturation factor RimP, with translation MPSEAEIINKISDLAGSFLNEMGLELYDVEYSSVSGSLQVFIQRPQAGVSMGDCAKVSRKLSEELDKEDLIDSAYMLEVSSPGLDRPLKKETDYQRSLGRLAKMKLVQPVDGSYELLGRLLEYREGTVKVGMEGREPIWIPLSQIKKARLELEKSPKP
- a CDS encoding permease — encoded protein: MWQNFVDRLVYNWLGMAPEAHFTKALHFFIYDSVKVLFLLAVIIFLITMIRTWLPPEKTRKILSHKRTFIGNILAALFGIITPFCSCSAVPLFIGLVEAGVPLGVTFSFLISSPMINEIALVMLWGMFGYKIALLYIGSGLVIAVTAGYVIGKLKLEKWVEGFVYQAKVGVIPEESWTFKYRVIYSRDYMLDILKKVWPYVLVGIAVGGVIHGFVPQDFLARYAGKGNFFAVPLAVLIGIPLYSNAAGMVPVVKALLDKGLALGTALAFMMAVIGASFPEMVILRKVLKIPLLVIFFGILTIGIILVGYLFNAIL